The following are encoded together in the Tursiops truncatus isolate mTurTru1 chromosome 10, mTurTru1.mat.Y, whole genome shotgun sequence genome:
- the MTMR14 gene encoding phosphatidylinositol-3,5-bisphosphate 3-phosphatase MTMR14 isoform X9, with product MAGARAAAAASAGSSASSGTPQPQEPGLGELLEEFSRTQYRAKDCSGTGGSKVERIEKRCLELFGRDYCYSVIQNVNGDICGHYPQHIVFLEYESSEKEKDTFQSTVQVSKLQDLVNRSKTARCRGRFVCPVILFKGKKAWEKPNQKTPENHLTLKMRFLSQHICRSATLAGWGELYGRTGYNYIFSGGADDAWADAEDVTEEDCALRSSDTHLFDKVRGYDIKLLRYLSVKYICDLMVENKKVKFGMNVTSSEKVDKAQRYADFTLLSIPYPGCEFFKEYKDRDYMAEGLIFNWKQDYVDAPLSIPDFLTCSLNIDWSQYQSWDLVQQTQNYLKLLLSIINSDARVCFSPGPPVPRSCVDDSGLLVHCISGWDRTPLFISLLRLSLWADGLIHASLKPAEILYLTVAYDWFLFGHMLVDRLSKGEEIFFFCFNFLKHIISEEFSALKIQRRKSLPARDAGFTVEDICMLRRKDRGSTTSLGSDFSLVMESSPGAAGSFTYETVELVPAGAQTQAAWRKSHSSSPQSVLWNRPQPSEDRLPSHQALVEAKSSSSSSSNHSDNFFRLGSSPLEVPKPRLWQLADGNRLWQYSGTGCPAHRLLSPFQLPG from the exons ATGGCCGGCGCTCGggcagccgccgccgcctcggCGGGGTCCTCGGCTTCTTCAGGCACCCCACAGCCGCAGGAGCCGGGGCTCGGGGAGCTGCTGGAGGAGTTCTCCCGGACTCAGTACCGGGCCAAGGACTGCAGCGGGACGGGAGGCTCTAAG GTTGAGCGCATTGAGAAGAGGTGTCTGGAGCTGTTTGGCCGAGACTACTGTTACAGCGTGATCCAAAATGTGAATGGGGATATCTGCGGCCACTACCCCCAGCACATCGTGTTCCTGGAGTATGAGAGTtctgagaaggagaaagacac GTTTCAGAGCACCGTACAGGTGAGCAAGTTGCAGGACCTCGTCAACCGCAGCAAGACGGCCAGGTGCAGAGGACGTTTTGTCTGCCCAGTGATCCTGTTCAAGGGCAAG aaagccTGGGAAAAACCGAACCAAAAAACTCCAGAAAACCACCTGACCCTGAAAATGCGGTTTCTCTCCCAGCATATTTGCAGGTCGGCAACGCTGGCTGGATGGGGGGAGCTGTATGGACGCACTGGCTACAACTATATTTTCTCAG GGGGTGCAGACGACGCCTGGGCAGATGCAGAGGATGTCACGGAGGAGGACTGTGCGCTTCG AAGTTCCGACACGCATCTTTTTGATAAGGTCAGAGGGTATGACATCAAGCTGCTCCGGTACCTGTCAGTGAAATACATCTGTGACCTGATGGTGGAGAACAAGAAGGTGAAGTTTGGCATGAA TGTCACCTCCTCCGAGAAGGTGGACAAAGCCCAGCGCTATGCCGACTTCACTCTCCTCTCCATCCCGTATCCAG GCTGTGAATTTTTCAAGGAATATAAGGATCGGGATTACATGGCTGAAGGGCTCATTTTTAACTGGAAGCAG GACTACGTTGATGCCCCTCTGAGCATCCCCGACTTCCTGACTTGCTCTCTGAACATTGACTGGAGCCAGTATCAG AGTTGGGATCTGGTGCAACAAACACAAAACTACCTGAAACTGCTGCTTTCCATAATTAACAGTGACG CCCGTGTTTGCTTCTCTCCTGGGCCTCCCGTTCCACGTTCCTGTGTAGATGACAGCGGACTGCTAGTACACTGTATCTCAGGCTGGGACCGGACGCCCCTCTTCATCTCTCTCCTGCGCCTTTCCTTGTGGGCT GACGGGCTCATCCACGCATCCCTGAAGCCCGCTGAGATCCTCTACCTAACGGTGGCCTACGACTGGTTCCTCTTCGG GCACATGTTGGTAGATCGACTCAGCAAAGGAGAGGAG ATTTTCTTCTTCTGCTTCAATTTTTTGAAGCATATCATCTCTGAGGAGTTCTCTGCTCTGAAGATACAGAG GAGGAAGAGTTTGCCAGCCCGGGATGCAGGCTTCACTGTGGAAGATATCTGCATGCTGA gacGGAAGGATCGTGGCAGCACCACCAGCCTTGGCAGTGACTTCTCTCTGGTCATGGAGAGCTCCCCAGGAGCCGCCGGGAGCTTCACCTATGAGACCGTGGAGCTGGTCCCTGCAGGAGCACAGACTCAGGCAGCTTG GAGGAAGAGCCACTCATCCTCTCCACAGAGTGTGCTCTGGAACCGGCCGCAGCCCTCAGAGGACCGCCTGCCTTCCCACCAGGCACTGGTGGAAGCCAAGTCCTCCAGCTCCTCGTCCTCGAACCATTCTGACAACTTTTTCAGGCTGGGTAGCAGTCCCCTGGAGGTCCCCAAGCCCAG
- the MTMR14 gene encoding phosphatidylinositol-3,5-bisphosphate 3-phosphatase MTMR14 isoform X11: MAGARAAAAASAGSSASSGTPQPQEPGLGELLEEFSRTQYRAKDCSGTGGSKVERIEKRCLELFGRDYCYSVIQNVNGDICGHYPQHIVFLEYESSEKEKDTFQSTVQVSKLQDLVNRSKTARCRGRFVCPVILFKGKHICRSATLAGWGELYGRTGYNYIFSGGADDAWADAEDVTEEDCALRSDTHLFDKVRGYDIKLLRYLSVKYICDLMVENKKVKFGMNVTSSEKVDKAQRYADFTLLSIPYPGCEFFKEYKDRDYMAEGLIFNWKQDYVDAPLSIPDFLTCSLNIDWSQYQSWDLVQQTQNYLKLLLSIINSDDDSGLLVHCISGWDRTPLFISLLRLSLWADGLIHASLKPAEILYLTVAYDWFLFGHMLVDRLSKGEEIFFFCFNFLKHIISEEFSALKIQRRKSLPARDAGFTVEDICMLRRKDRGSTTSLGSDFSLVMESSPGAAGSFTYETVELVPAGAQTQAAWRKSHSSSPQSVLWNRPQPSEDRLPSHQALVEAKSSSSSSSNHSDNFFRLGSSPLEVPKPRLTALSERETRLQEVRSAFLAAYSSTVGLRAAAPSPSGAIGLLEQFVRGVGLRGTSSSTL; this comes from the exons ATGGCCGGCGCTCGggcagccgccgccgcctcggCGGGGTCCTCGGCTTCTTCAGGCACCCCACAGCCGCAGGAGCCGGGGCTCGGGGAGCTGCTGGAGGAGTTCTCCCGGACTCAGTACCGGGCCAAGGACTGCAGCGGGACGGGAGGCTCTAAG GTTGAGCGCATTGAGAAGAGGTGTCTGGAGCTGTTTGGCCGAGACTACTGTTACAGCGTGATCCAAAATGTGAATGGGGATATCTGCGGCCACTACCCCCAGCACATCGTGTTCCTGGAGTATGAGAGTtctgagaaggagaaagacac GTTTCAGAGCACCGTACAGGTGAGCAAGTTGCAGGACCTCGTCAACCGCAGCAAGACGGCCAGGTGCAGAGGACGTTTTGTCTGCCCAGTGATCCTGTTCAAGGGCAAG CATATTTGCAGGTCGGCAACGCTGGCTGGATGGGGGGAGCTGTATGGACGCACTGGCTACAACTATATTTTCTCAG GGGGTGCAGACGACGCCTGGGCAGATGCAGAGGATGTCACGGAGGAGGACTGTGCGCTTCG TTCCGACACGCATCTTTTTGATAAGGTCAGAGGGTATGACATCAAGCTGCTCCGGTACCTGTCAGTGAAATACATCTGTGACCTGATGGTGGAGAACAAGAAGGTGAAGTTTGGCATGAA TGTCACCTCCTCCGAGAAGGTGGACAAAGCCCAGCGCTATGCCGACTTCACTCTCCTCTCCATCCCGTATCCAG GCTGTGAATTTTTCAAGGAATATAAGGATCGGGATTACATGGCTGAAGGGCTCATTTTTAACTGGAAGCAG GACTACGTTGATGCCCCTCTGAGCATCCCCGACTTCCTGACTTGCTCTCTGAACATTGACTGGAGCCAGTATCAG AGTTGGGATCTGGTGCAACAAACACAAAACTACCTGAAACTGCTGCTTTCCATAATTAACAGTGACG ATGACAGCGGACTGCTAGTACACTGTATCTCAGGCTGGGACCGGACGCCCCTCTTCATCTCTCTCCTGCGCCTTTCCTTGTGGGCT GACGGGCTCATCCACGCATCCCTGAAGCCCGCTGAGATCCTCTACCTAACGGTGGCCTACGACTGGTTCCTCTTCGG GCACATGTTGGTAGATCGACTCAGCAAAGGAGAGGAG ATTTTCTTCTTCTGCTTCAATTTTTTGAAGCATATCATCTCTGAGGAGTTCTCTGCTCTGAAGATACAGAG GAGGAAGAGTTTGCCAGCCCGGGATGCAGGCTTCACTGTGGAAGATATCTGCATGCTGA gacGGAAGGATCGTGGCAGCACCACCAGCCTTGGCAGTGACTTCTCTCTGGTCATGGAGAGCTCCCCAGGAGCCGCCGGGAGCTTCACCTATGAGACCGTGGAGCTGGTCCCTGCAGGAGCACAGACTCAGGCAGCTTG GAGGAAGAGCCACTCATCCTCTCCACAGAGTGTGCTCTGGAACCGGCCGCAGCCCTCAGAGGACCGCCTGCCTTCCCACCAGGCACTGGTGGAAGCCAAGTCCTCCAGCTCCTCGTCCTCGAACCATTCTGACAACTTTTTCAGGCTGGGTAGCAGTCCCCTGGAGGTCCCCAAGCCCAG
- the MTMR14 gene encoding phosphatidylinositol-3,5-bisphosphate 3-phosphatase MTMR14 isoform X10 → MAGARAAAAASAGSSASSGTPQPQEPGLGELLEEFSRTQYRAKDCSGTGGSKVERIEKRCLELFGRDYCYSVIQNVNGDICGHYPQHIVFLEYESSEKEKDTFQSTVQVSKLQDLVNRSKTARCRGRFVCPVILFKGKHICRSATLAGWGELYGRTGYNYIFSGGADDAWADAEDVTEEDCALRSSDTHLFDKVRGYDIKLLRYLSVKYICDLMVENKKVKFGMNVTSSEKVDKAQRYADFTLLSIPYPGCEFFKEYKDRDYMAEGLIFNWKQDYVDAPLSIPDFLTCSLNIDWSQYQSWDLVQQTQNYLKLLLSIINSDDDSGLLVHCISGWDRTPLFISLLRLSLWADGLIHASLKPAEILYLTVAYDWFLFGHMLVDRLSKGEEIFFFCFNFLKHIISEEFSALKIQRRKSLPARDAGFTVEDICMLRRKDRGSTTSLGSDFSLVMESSPGAAGSFTYETVELVPAGAQTQAAWRKSHSSSPQSVLWNRPQPSEDRLPSHQALVEAKSSSSSSSNHSDNFFRLGSSPLEVPKPRLTALSERETRLQEVRSAFLAAYSSTVGLRAAAPSPSGAIGLLEQFVRGVGLRGTSSSTL, encoded by the exons ATGGCCGGCGCTCGggcagccgccgccgcctcggCGGGGTCCTCGGCTTCTTCAGGCACCCCACAGCCGCAGGAGCCGGGGCTCGGGGAGCTGCTGGAGGAGTTCTCCCGGACTCAGTACCGGGCCAAGGACTGCAGCGGGACGGGAGGCTCTAAG GTTGAGCGCATTGAGAAGAGGTGTCTGGAGCTGTTTGGCCGAGACTACTGTTACAGCGTGATCCAAAATGTGAATGGGGATATCTGCGGCCACTACCCCCAGCACATCGTGTTCCTGGAGTATGAGAGTtctgagaaggagaaagacac GTTTCAGAGCACCGTACAGGTGAGCAAGTTGCAGGACCTCGTCAACCGCAGCAAGACGGCCAGGTGCAGAGGACGTTTTGTCTGCCCAGTGATCCTGTTCAAGGGCAAG CATATTTGCAGGTCGGCAACGCTGGCTGGATGGGGGGAGCTGTATGGACGCACTGGCTACAACTATATTTTCTCAG GGGGTGCAGACGACGCCTGGGCAGATGCAGAGGATGTCACGGAGGAGGACTGTGCGCTTCG AAGTTCCGACACGCATCTTTTTGATAAGGTCAGAGGGTATGACATCAAGCTGCTCCGGTACCTGTCAGTGAAATACATCTGTGACCTGATGGTGGAGAACAAGAAGGTGAAGTTTGGCATGAA TGTCACCTCCTCCGAGAAGGTGGACAAAGCCCAGCGCTATGCCGACTTCACTCTCCTCTCCATCCCGTATCCAG GCTGTGAATTTTTCAAGGAATATAAGGATCGGGATTACATGGCTGAAGGGCTCATTTTTAACTGGAAGCAG GACTACGTTGATGCCCCTCTGAGCATCCCCGACTTCCTGACTTGCTCTCTGAACATTGACTGGAGCCAGTATCAG AGTTGGGATCTGGTGCAACAAACACAAAACTACCTGAAACTGCTGCTTTCCATAATTAACAGTGACG ATGACAGCGGACTGCTAGTACACTGTATCTCAGGCTGGGACCGGACGCCCCTCTTCATCTCTCTCCTGCGCCTTTCCTTGTGGGCT GACGGGCTCATCCACGCATCCCTGAAGCCCGCTGAGATCCTCTACCTAACGGTGGCCTACGACTGGTTCCTCTTCGG GCACATGTTGGTAGATCGACTCAGCAAAGGAGAGGAG ATTTTCTTCTTCTGCTTCAATTTTTTGAAGCATATCATCTCTGAGGAGTTCTCTGCTCTGAAGATACAGAG GAGGAAGAGTTTGCCAGCCCGGGATGCAGGCTTCACTGTGGAAGATATCTGCATGCTGA gacGGAAGGATCGTGGCAGCACCACCAGCCTTGGCAGTGACTTCTCTCTGGTCATGGAGAGCTCCCCAGGAGCCGCCGGGAGCTTCACCTATGAGACCGTGGAGCTGGTCCCTGCAGGAGCACAGACTCAGGCAGCTTG GAGGAAGAGCCACTCATCCTCTCCACAGAGTGTGCTCTGGAACCGGCCGCAGCCCTCAGAGGACCGCCTGCCTTCCCACCAGGCACTGGTGGAAGCCAAGTCCTCCAGCTCCTCGTCCTCGAACCATTCTGACAACTTTTTCAGGCTGGGTAGCAGTCCCCTGGAGGTCCCCAAGCCCAG
- the MTMR14 gene encoding phosphatidylinositol-3,5-bisphosphate 3-phosphatase MTMR14 isoform X7: MAGARAAAAASAGSSASSGTPQPQEPGLGELLEEFSRTQYRAKDCSGTGGSKVERIEKRCLELFGRDYCYSVIQNVNGDICGHYPQHIVFLEYESSEKEKDTFQSTVQVSKLQDLVNRSKTARCRGRFVCPVILFKGKKAWEKPNQKTPENHLTLKMRFLSQHICRSATLAGWGELYGRTGYNYIFSGGADDAWADAEDVTEEDCALRSSDTHLFDKVRGYDIKLLRYLSVKYICDLMVENKKVKFGMNVTSSEKVDKAQRYADFTLLSIPYPGCEFFKEYKDRDYMAEGLIFNWKQDYVDAPLSIPDFLTCSLNIDWSQYQSWDLVQQTQNYLKLLLSIINSDARVCFSPGPPVPRSCVDDSGLLVHCISGWDRTPLFISLLRLSLWADGLIHASLKPAEILYLTVAYDWFLFGHMLVDRLSKGEEIFFFCFNFLKHIISEEFSALKIQRRKSLPARDAGFTVEDICMLRRKDRGSTTSLGSDFSLVMESSPGAAGSFTYETVELVPAGAQTQAAWRKSHSSSPQSVLWNRPQPSEDRLPSHQALVEAKSSSSSSSNHSDNFFRLGSSPLEVPKPRLTALSERETRLQEVRSAFLAAYSSTVGLRAAAPSPSGAIGLLEQFVRGVGLRGTSSSTL; this comes from the exons ATGGCCGGCGCTCGggcagccgccgccgcctcggCGGGGTCCTCGGCTTCTTCAGGCACCCCACAGCCGCAGGAGCCGGGGCTCGGGGAGCTGCTGGAGGAGTTCTCCCGGACTCAGTACCGGGCCAAGGACTGCAGCGGGACGGGAGGCTCTAAG GTTGAGCGCATTGAGAAGAGGTGTCTGGAGCTGTTTGGCCGAGACTACTGTTACAGCGTGATCCAAAATGTGAATGGGGATATCTGCGGCCACTACCCCCAGCACATCGTGTTCCTGGAGTATGAGAGTtctgagaaggagaaagacac GTTTCAGAGCACCGTACAGGTGAGCAAGTTGCAGGACCTCGTCAACCGCAGCAAGACGGCCAGGTGCAGAGGACGTTTTGTCTGCCCAGTGATCCTGTTCAAGGGCAAG aaagccTGGGAAAAACCGAACCAAAAAACTCCAGAAAACCACCTGACCCTGAAAATGCGGTTTCTCTCCCAGCATATTTGCAGGTCGGCAACGCTGGCTGGATGGGGGGAGCTGTATGGACGCACTGGCTACAACTATATTTTCTCAG GGGGTGCAGACGACGCCTGGGCAGATGCAGAGGATGTCACGGAGGAGGACTGTGCGCTTCG AAGTTCCGACACGCATCTTTTTGATAAGGTCAGAGGGTATGACATCAAGCTGCTCCGGTACCTGTCAGTGAAATACATCTGTGACCTGATGGTGGAGAACAAGAAGGTGAAGTTTGGCATGAA TGTCACCTCCTCCGAGAAGGTGGACAAAGCCCAGCGCTATGCCGACTTCACTCTCCTCTCCATCCCGTATCCAG GCTGTGAATTTTTCAAGGAATATAAGGATCGGGATTACATGGCTGAAGGGCTCATTTTTAACTGGAAGCAG GACTACGTTGATGCCCCTCTGAGCATCCCCGACTTCCTGACTTGCTCTCTGAACATTGACTGGAGCCAGTATCAG AGTTGGGATCTGGTGCAACAAACACAAAACTACCTGAAACTGCTGCTTTCCATAATTAACAGTGACG CCCGTGTTTGCTTCTCTCCTGGGCCTCCCGTTCCACGTTCCTGTGTAGATGACAGCGGACTGCTAGTACACTGTATCTCAGGCTGGGACCGGACGCCCCTCTTCATCTCTCTCCTGCGCCTTTCCTTGTGGGCT GACGGGCTCATCCACGCATCCCTGAAGCCCGCTGAGATCCTCTACCTAACGGTGGCCTACGACTGGTTCCTCTTCGG GCACATGTTGGTAGATCGACTCAGCAAAGGAGAGGAG ATTTTCTTCTTCTGCTTCAATTTTTTGAAGCATATCATCTCTGAGGAGTTCTCTGCTCTGAAGATACAGAG GAGGAAGAGTTTGCCAGCCCGGGATGCAGGCTTCACTGTGGAAGATATCTGCATGCTGA gacGGAAGGATCGTGGCAGCACCACCAGCCTTGGCAGTGACTTCTCTCTGGTCATGGAGAGCTCCCCAGGAGCCGCCGGGAGCTTCACCTATGAGACCGTGGAGCTGGTCCCTGCAGGAGCACAGACTCAGGCAGCTTG GAGGAAGAGCCACTCATCCTCTCCACAGAGTGTGCTCTGGAACCGGCCGCAGCCCTCAGAGGACCGCCTGCCTTCCCACCAGGCACTGGTGGAAGCCAAGTCCTCCAGCTCCTCGTCCTCGAACCATTCTGACAACTTTTTCAGGCTGGGTAGCAGTCCCCTGGAGGTCCCCAAGCCCAG
- the MTMR14 gene encoding phosphatidylinositol-3,5-bisphosphate 3-phosphatase MTMR14 isoform X8 — translation MAGARAAAAASAGSSASSGTPQPQEPGLGELLEEFSRTQYRAKDCSGTGGSKVERIEKRCLELFGRDYCYSVIQNVNGDICGHYPQHIVFLEYESSEKEKDTFQSTVQVSKLQDLVNRSKTARCRGRFVCPVILFKGKKAWEKPNQKTPENHLTLKMRFLSQHICRSATLAGWGELYGRTGYNYIFSGGADDAWADAEDVTEEDCALRSSDTHLFDKVRGYDIKLLRYLSVKYICDLMVENKKVKFGMNVTSSEKVDKAQRYADFTLLSIPYPGCEFFKEYKDRDYMAEGLIFNWKQDYVDAPLSIPDFLTCSLNIDWSQYQSWDLVQQTQNYLKLLLSIINSDDDSGLLVHCISGWDRTPLFISLLRLSLWADGLIHASLKPAEILYLTVAYDWFLFGHMLVDRLSKGEEIFFFCFNFLKHIISEEFSALKIQRRKSLPARDAGFTVEDICMLRRKDRGSTTSLGSDFSLVMESSPGAAGSFTYETVELVPAGAQTQAAWRKSHSSSPQSVLWNRPQPSEDRLPSHQALVEAKSSSSSSSNHSDNFFRLGSSPLEVPKPRLTALSERETRLQEVRSAFLAAYSSTVGLRAAAPSPSGAIGLLEQFVRGVGLRGTSSSTL, via the exons ATGGCCGGCGCTCGggcagccgccgccgcctcggCGGGGTCCTCGGCTTCTTCAGGCACCCCACAGCCGCAGGAGCCGGGGCTCGGGGAGCTGCTGGAGGAGTTCTCCCGGACTCAGTACCGGGCCAAGGACTGCAGCGGGACGGGAGGCTCTAAG GTTGAGCGCATTGAGAAGAGGTGTCTGGAGCTGTTTGGCCGAGACTACTGTTACAGCGTGATCCAAAATGTGAATGGGGATATCTGCGGCCACTACCCCCAGCACATCGTGTTCCTGGAGTATGAGAGTtctgagaaggagaaagacac GTTTCAGAGCACCGTACAGGTGAGCAAGTTGCAGGACCTCGTCAACCGCAGCAAGACGGCCAGGTGCAGAGGACGTTTTGTCTGCCCAGTGATCCTGTTCAAGGGCAAG aaagccTGGGAAAAACCGAACCAAAAAACTCCAGAAAACCACCTGACCCTGAAAATGCGGTTTCTCTCCCAGCATATTTGCAGGTCGGCAACGCTGGCTGGATGGGGGGAGCTGTATGGACGCACTGGCTACAACTATATTTTCTCAG GGGGTGCAGACGACGCCTGGGCAGATGCAGAGGATGTCACGGAGGAGGACTGTGCGCTTCG AAGTTCCGACACGCATCTTTTTGATAAGGTCAGAGGGTATGACATCAAGCTGCTCCGGTACCTGTCAGTGAAATACATCTGTGACCTGATGGTGGAGAACAAGAAGGTGAAGTTTGGCATGAA TGTCACCTCCTCCGAGAAGGTGGACAAAGCCCAGCGCTATGCCGACTTCACTCTCCTCTCCATCCCGTATCCAG GCTGTGAATTTTTCAAGGAATATAAGGATCGGGATTACATGGCTGAAGGGCTCATTTTTAACTGGAAGCAG GACTACGTTGATGCCCCTCTGAGCATCCCCGACTTCCTGACTTGCTCTCTGAACATTGACTGGAGCCAGTATCAG AGTTGGGATCTGGTGCAACAAACACAAAACTACCTGAAACTGCTGCTTTCCATAATTAACAGTGACG ATGACAGCGGACTGCTAGTACACTGTATCTCAGGCTGGGACCGGACGCCCCTCTTCATCTCTCTCCTGCGCCTTTCCTTGTGGGCT GACGGGCTCATCCACGCATCCCTGAAGCCCGCTGAGATCCTCTACCTAACGGTGGCCTACGACTGGTTCCTCTTCGG GCACATGTTGGTAGATCGACTCAGCAAAGGAGAGGAG ATTTTCTTCTTCTGCTTCAATTTTTTGAAGCATATCATCTCTGAGGAGTTCTCTGCTCTGAAGATACAGAG GAGGAAGAGTTTGCCAGCCCGGGATGCAGGCTTCACTGTGGAAGATATCTGCATGCTGA gacGGAAGGATCGTGGCAGCACCACCAGCCTTGGCAGTGACTTCTCTCTGGTCATGGAGAGCTCCCCAGGAGCCGCCGGGAGCTTCACCTATGAGACCGTGGAGCTGGTCCCTGCAGGAGCACAGACTCAGGCAGCTTG GAGGAAGAGCCACTCATCCTCTCCACAGAGTGTGCTCTGGAACCGGCCGCAGCCCTCAGAGGACCGCCTGCCTTCCCACCAGGCACTGGTGGAAGCCAAGTCCTCCAGCTCCTCGTCCTCGAACCATTCTGACAACTTTTTCAGGCTGGGTAGCAGTCCCCTGGAGGTCCCCAAGCCCAG